The Arachis hypogaea cultivar Tifrunner chromosome 14, arahy.Tifrunner.gnm2.J5K5, whole genome shotgun sequence genome has a segment encoding these proteins:
- the LOC112743301 gene encoding putative UDP-rhamnose:rhamnosyltransferase 1 has protein sequence MSEDHNEENESGVSDMFRLHQVLGGVDVVAVRTCMEIEAKSIKSLQNQCRKPVIPAGLLPPSLHLFNNEDSKYDENWNTILKWLDEQEERSVIYVAFGSEVALNDEEFTEITMGLELSGFPFFWVLKKQNSSPDVSSSMETKRGIIWTNWVPQLKILVHKSVGGFLSHSGWSSVIESLQFGCPLIMLPFQNEQGLVARLMEEKMVEIKVPRNEHDGKFTRDSLAKALRSVMLEDDKGKIYRNHAEKMSKIFGDRQLHQKYIDEFVDYMVIHSPSSKIIAKLY, from the coding sequence ATGTCCGAAGACCACAATGAAGAGAATGAATCTGGTGTTTCAGATATGTTCAGACTCCATCAAGTACTTGGTGGTGTTGATGTTGTAGCTGTAAGAACTTGTATGGAGATTGAAGCTAAATCCATaaaatctcttcaaaatcaatgcaGGAAACCGGTTATTCCAGCTGGGTTATTGCCACCTTCATTACACTTATTCAATAATGAAGACAGTAAATATGATGAAAATTGGAACACAATCCTTAAGTGGTTGGATGAACAAGAAGAAAGGTCAGTGATTTATGTAGCATTTGGAAGTGAAGTGGCactaaatgatgaagaattcaCAGAGATAACTATGGGATTAGAGCTATCTGGCTTTCCCTTTTTCTGGGTACTGAAGAAGCAAAATAGTAGTCCAGATGTAAGTAGTTCAATGGAGACAAAACGCGGGATTATATGGACTAATTGGGTTCCACAATTAAAGATATTAGTACACAAATCTGTTGGAGGATTCTTGAGTCATTCTGGTTGGAGTTCTGTGATTGAGTCTCTTCAATTTGGATGTCCACTTATTATGTTACCCTTTCAAAATGAACAAGGATTAGTTGCTAGGCTTATGGAAGAGAAAATGGTGGAAATAAAAGTTCCAAGAAACGAACATGATGGGAAGTTCACTAGAGATTCATTGGCTAAGGCATTGAGATCAGTGATGTTGGAAGATGATAAAGGTAAGATTTATAGAAATCATGCTGAGAAAATGAGCAAGATCTTTGGGGACAGACAGTTACACCAAAAGTACATAGACGAGTTTGTTGATTATATGGTAATTCATAGTCCCTCATCAAAGATTATTGCAAAATTGTATTGA